The DNA region TCGGTAATTATACCACACCCCCAAACAAAAATCCTGCACACGGGGTGCAGGATTTCAGGAATCTTTTCCTGATTTTGGAAAAATCAGAGCTTCCAACTGTTCAGGTACTGTTCCTGTTCTTCGGTCAGACGGTCGATGACGATGCCGTTGGCATCCAGGAAATGACGTGCCACCTCTTCATCGATTTCCACCGGAACGTCCAGCACTTTCGGTCCGATGTCGGCATGGTGACGATGCACGTAAAGAAGTGAAAGAGCCTGCAACGCGAACGTCATGTCCATGATTTCCGCCGGATGGCCGTCTCCCGCCGCCAGATTGACCAGACGTCCTTCTGCCAGGAGATACACCTTCCGTCCGTCTTCCATCACGTACTCCTCAATGTCCTTGCGCACCACGCGGCGGTTTTTCGCCATCCGGGCCAGCTCCTCGACGTTGATTTCCACGTTGAAGTGGCCGGCGTTGGAAAGGATGGCGCCATCTTTCATCACTTCAAAGTGCTCCCGGGTGATCACGTTCTTGTTGCCGGTGGTGGTCACGAAGTAGTCTCCGAATTTGGCCGCTTCGATCATCGGCATCACGGTGTAACCGTCCATGTAAGCTTCCATGGCTTTGACCGGATTGGTTTCGGTCACGATCACTTTCGCTCCGAGGCCACTCGCGCGCATCGCCACTCCCCGTCCGCACCATCCGTAGCCGGCGACCACCACGGTTTTTCCGGCCACCACCAGATTGGTCGTCCGGTTGATGCCGTCCCACACGGACTGTCCGGTACCGTAGCGGTTGTCGAACAGCGATTTGCACTGAGCGTCGTTGACCGCCACCATCGGGAAGCGCAGCTGGCCGAACCGTTCCAGGGAGATCAGACGAAGAATGCCGGTCGTGGTTTCTTCACATCCTCCCTTGACAGTCTCCAAAAGATCCGGACGTTCGGAATGAAGGATGGTGACAAGATCCCCGCCGTCATCGATGATCAGGGTCGGCCGGGTTTCCAGGGTCTTGATCAGGTGCCCGTGATACTCTTCCGGAGAAGGATTGTACTTCGCAAACACGGTGACGCCCGATGCAGCCAGCGCGGCGCAGATGTCATCCTGGGTGGACAGCGGGTTGCTTCCGGTGATCACCACTTCGGCTCCCGCGTCTCTGATCAGTTCGGCAAGGCAAGCCGTTTTTGCCTCCAGATGAAGGGAAATGGCCACCCGCTCGCCCGCAAGGGGTTTCTCCGCCAGAAAACGCTCACGGAGGCGGCTCAGAATCGGCATGTGTTGCCAAGCCCAATCCATCTTCAGACGTCCCTGCGGAGCCAAATTGATGTCGCGGATGATGCTGCGTTCCACGGAATTCATGAAGATCCTCCTTTAAACGGGGTTCCGGCGCTCACTTCCGCTCCCGGTCCCCGATCGAGTCGCGATTCATTATACAACCAAATTCAAAGCCAAACCACCTTGTGCAAATCCATGCGAAAATCATCGGCCAAATCCTGTTTCACCAGATGATCGATCCACTCCAGACCGTGCAGGTTCCACAGAGGTACCACCGACCAGATCCGCTCCTGCAGATTTCCTTCCGGTCGTATCCGTTGTTTGAGCCGGTCCCACCGGCGAAGCGAGGCTTCGTGCTTGGTGAAAACGGCCTTTCGGACTTGCCGGAGATACCAGTCCAGCTGCTTCCCGATGTGCTCCCTGTTCTTCTCTCCGAGTTCCCGCATGTTCATGCCGATCGCTTCGTGGAGATGATCCGTCAGCCCGGCATGAATTTGTTCGATCCTCCGGGCGGCCTCCGCAAAGAGCGCTTCGGGATCCACCGGCTCCATCTCCTTAAGCCATGCCTCCTTCGCCTGGTCGATCCGTTCCAGAAGCGAATGTGTGTCCAGTCCGAATTCACGGGCGTATTTGGCCGTCGACGGATCGATCACGGTGTACCCCGCGCGGGGAACCACCACCGGCATTTCCAGTCCGACCGCCTCAAAAGCGCCCCGAAGCAGAGACCAGTAAGCGATTTCCCCGGGACCTCCGACGAATGCCAGGACGGGAAACAGATATTCCTGCATCAAGGGTCTCGTGACGACGTTGTTGCTCAGTTGCTCGGGGTTCCGCTCCGCGACGGTCAAAAGCTCCGCTTCGGACAAAGACACCCCGCCGTCTTTCGTCACCCACCGATCTCCTTTGCGAACCAACAGCCGGCGACGCCCTTCCACCAACAGGAAAAGATGACCGTCCTCCGGTCCTGCTTCCACCTGCGGTTTGAAGCCGGCTTCCCTGAGCCGTCCGGCTTCCTTCGACACCCGGTCGGCGATCTCCGCTCTCCTGCGGACAAGCTCTCCGAAGAACGGGGATTCCAGCCTGCGAACCGCGGGATGGGCGGAATCGAACATCACCAGACCGTACTTTCCGAACAAATGGTGCATCAACCTGGCGAACATCCGGGTCCAGGACGGCGAGTCTTCGGCAAATCCTCCGAATCGCGCCACCCATTCCCGTTTGTATGACGAGTCCGGAAAATACCGGGAAAGCTCTTCCAACCATGCCCGGAACCGGGGACCGTCCACGATGATCCGCGAAACCGGGACACCTTCCGTTGCCCCGGGATCATACCGGAGTTTGCGAATGTCTCCGTTCTCCTCCATCACCCGGACGTGATCCACCTCGGCGTGATCATGGTCCTCACCCGCAATCCAATACACGGGCACCACCGGTCGGCCCAGCCGTTTTTCCTCGCGCCTGGCCAATTGGATCAAGGTGACCGCCTTGTAAATCGCATACAGGGGGCCGCCCAGCAATCCGGCCTGTTGACCGCCGATGACCACCAAGGCGTCCGGGTCGGCCAGCCGCCGGAGATTTTTTTCCACTTCCGGATGAAGCAAGTCGGGCTGATGCCACTCACGCAGAATATGTACCAGTTGTTGCCGGTCCGCCCGCCACGTTGCGGTCCGGAGAGATTCGGCGCGGCGGGTGAAGGAGTCCGCCTGAAACGGCGGATGGACAAACAGCCCGGAAAGCGGGGCCGTCCACTCGAGATACGCATTCAACAGACGGTCCCGCCGCAGCGTGACACTTTCCATGTTCATGGATGATACGGCTCCTCTTGTGATTGATACGGCTCCTTTTGGTTTGATGACTCCTTCTAGATGATACCCCACTCACTTACAAAAAGAAAGCCGTTCTCTCCGACACGCGCGGCAAGCGCTCATTCCATCGCTTTCCGTCGGCTGATTCCTTTCGGGGACGGATCGCATGCGGTCCCGGGAATGGCCTGACTGATCAGCCACCCCACGAGCGAAAAAAATCCGCAGAGCACAAACACATTTTCCTGGGCCGTTTGAATGAGCGATCCGACCGGAAGCGAAAACCAGTGATCCAGCTCCGGGGAAAGCGAACTGAACAACCTGGCCATCACGATGAGCCCCAGCGCTCCTCCGGCCGTCCGGAACATTCCCAGCACGGTGAGCGTCCCCCTGATCCGCCGGTGAGGCAACAAATCAAACAGGACTTTGTGCACCGGAGCCGTCAGGGTGAACGACAAACTGCCGCCCAGAATTCCCAAGGCAACAAACAGCCACGGATTGCCGTTGGTCAGGGCCAAAGCAAAGTATGCCGCCGACGACAGAAGGAATCCCCATGAAGTGACGGTCCGGAAGCTCCATCTTTTGGAGATCCGCATCACTCCCGGAACCGATACGGCCGAGCAGAACAGGATGCAGCCAAGCAGCAATCCGTTCCAGTAATCGGGAAGGCCGTACAACCGGCTCACCCAGCCGGGCACCAGCACCAGCGCCATCCACACGAAGCCCGCCAGAGCCGCCTGCAAATGAAACAGCCACAATCGTCGGGCGGAGAACAGATGCTCCGCAAACAGCGTACGCTCTCCCCGTTGTTCCACCATCCAAAGCGGAATCACCATTCCGATGCCCATGATCCAAAGCGGCAACACTTCCGGCTTCAAAAACGCGGACCATCCGCCGAGCAGATCGGTGCCCGTCACCGCCGTCATGAGAAAAAGCACCGAAAGGCCGAAGAAAAACACGGACTCGCCGCCCGTCACCCCCGATTTCCGCGGACGGTCGGACCCCAACCATTTTCCGGCTCTCAGCATCATGCGCAGAGCCAGGAAAAGATGAAGAAGAAAGAGTCCACGCCAGCCGAGCAAGTGGACGAGCGCGGTGGAAAGGAACGGAAAGGCGGCCGCTCCGAACATGAACAGCGCATACGCCCTGAGCCGTCCGGAGGCATGGCGCAAAACGAACAACCGTTTCACGCGCAAGGCAACG from Staphylospora marina includes:
- a CDS encoding adenosylhomocysteinase, with the translated sequence MNSVERSIIRDINLAPQGRLKMDWAWQHMPILSRLRERFLAEKPLAGERVAISLHLEAKTACLAELIRDAGAEVVITGSNPLSTQDDICAALAASGVTVFAKYNPSPEEYHGHLIKTLETRPTLIIDDGGDLVTILHSERPDLLETVKGGCEETTTGILRLISLERFGQLRFPMVAVNDAQCKSLFDNRYGTGQSVWDGINRTTNLVVAGKTVVVAGYGWCGRGVAMRASGLGAKVIVTETNPVKAMEAYMDGYTVMPMIEAAKFGDYFVTTTGNKNVITREHFEVMKDGAILSNAGHFNVEINVEELARMAKNRRVVRKDIEEYVMEDGRKVYLLAEGRLVNLAAGDGHPAEIMDMTFALQALSLLYVHRHHADIGPKVLDVPVEIDEEVARHFLDANGIVIDRLTEEQEQYLNSWKL
- the bshC gene encoding bacillithiol biosynthesis cysteine-adding enzyme BshC, with the translated sequence MNMESVTLRRDRLLNAYLEWTAPLSGLFVHPPFQADSFTRRAESLRTATWRADRQQLVHILREWHQPDLLHPEVEKNLRRLADPDALVVIGGQQAGLLGGPLYAIYKAVTLIQLARREEKRLGRPVVPVYWIAGEDHDHAEVDHVRVMEENGDIRKLRYDPGATEGVPVSRIIVDGPRFRAWLEELSRYFPDSSYKREWVARFGGFAEDSPSWTRMFARLMHHLFGKYGLVMFDSAHPAVRRLESPFFGELVRRRAEIADRVSKEAGRLREAGFKPQVEAGPEDGHLFLLVEGRRRLLVRKGDRWVTKDGGVSLSEAELLTVAERNPEQLSNNVVTRPLMQEYLFPVLAFVGGPGEIAYWSLLRGAFEAVGLEMPVVVPRAGYTVIDPSTAKYAREFGLDTHSLLERIDQAKEAWLKEMEPVDPEALFAEAARRIEQIHAGLTDHLHEAIGMNMRELGEKNREHIGKQLDWYLRQVRKAVFTKHEASLRRWDRLKQRIRPEGNLQERIWSVVPLWNLHGLEWIDHLVKQDLADDFRMDLHKVVWL
- a CDS encoding MFS transporter, with amino-acid sequence MAPSKRFRLETYMIAVILGTLDVAILTPGLGPIMEEHGLAIHWAVWAISLPLLFFSMALPVFEGWADQYGRTRVFVVSLILFAAGTLVAALSGEWVWLVWGRVVQATGAGGLVPLVALRVKRLFVLRHASGRLRAYALFMFGAAAFPFLSTALVHLLGWRGLFLLHLFLALRMMLRAGKWLGSDRPRKSGVTGGESVFFFGLSVLFLMTAVTGTDLLGGWSAFLKPEVLPLWIMGIGMVIPLWMVEQRGERTLFAEHLFSARRLWLFHLQAALAGFVWMALVLVPGWVSRLYGLPDYWNGLLLGCILFCSAVSVPGVMRISKRWSFRTVTSWGFLLSSAAYFALALTNGNPWLFVALGILGGSLSFTLTAPVHKVLFDLLPHRRIRGTLTVLGMFRTAGGALGLIVMARLFSSLSPELDHWFSLPVGSLIQTAQENVFVLCGFFSLVGWLISQAIPGTACDPSPKGISRRKAME